One Drosophila subpulchrella strain 33 F10 #4 breed RU33 chromosome 2R, RU_Dsub_v1.1 Primary Assembly, whole genome shotgun sequence genomic window, tttttttattaaacgGTAAGAATAAAAGTTATAATTATTGATTTAAGTCCCCGTTTTGTGTAACTCACTTTGCatacaaaaatgtttaattcaGTAGGTGAAGGACTATATTTGAACTAGGGAAAATTTGCGTCGTCCATTTAGTCAGAGtactttcaaaataaataaaggtaAAACTAACtaatattgataaaattaacataatagtttttaaaaaactaattaccTTGGGGTGCGTTTTATTGACTTTTAAAAGTGTCCTAACTTACAAACCTTCTTTTGACACCTGTCTTTTGAGgcacttaaaaattttttttttatcttcgggttttattttttgggtttatttTTAAGCTAAAAGATCAAGCTTTCTAAAGGTTCCTAACATGTTAAGTTTCAATTGAAGAAAATAAGGAAAAAGTGTCCCAACACACAGACGTCCCCCCTATGTTCACCATTAAGTAAGAAAGCATTCTCACACTCACCTCATCCTCCTCCGTAATGATGGACGACTCTATCCAGTCTTTGATGCGGTTCTTCTTCTGCTGCCGGTCCACATTGGTCTCGATCCCGCAGTCGGCCAAAGTGTAGAGCAGCTTGTTCTTCTCATCCGGGCTGCTGTGGAAGGAGTACATGGAGGGGCACAGTTCGTCGGTCTCGTACTCGGCCATCTCCTTCTGGGCGGTCTTGGCCAGCCAGCGGTCGTCTAGGAACTTGGTAACGTCGGCCAGGCTCTTCGGTCGGTTGGAGATCCTGGAGAAGAATCGCTTGAACATGCGCTGGGCATTCGAAGTGAGGAGCTTGAAGAGTCGTGGGGTTCGCCGCAGAGGCATCATCATAAGGCCTCCCTGCCAGGCCAAATATCTCACATATCGCGGATCATCCGAGGCAGCCTTCTGCCAGGGCAAACATCCAGTTAAACACACAAAAATCACGATGCCAAATTGCCAAACATCGTGACTGGGATCGGCTCTAAAAAGGAGCTCAAATTAATTTCAGCttgttgttttaaaaaaagtacTTACTTGTAACTGCCCTCGGGCTTGATTTCTAATACTTCAGGCGGACTGTAAGGCAACCACTCATTGCGCCGCTCCACGGTGGATCCTGTGGGAAAGGACTCGCCAAAATCGCAGAGCTTTATGCGCTGGAAGTCCGAGCGATAGATGAGCACATTATCTAACTTTATATCTCGATGCACTATGTCTCTGTTGAAGGAAAacaatttgatgaaaattgAAACCTCTTTGTTTAGCATGATCATAATTTGAAATCTTATTCATGATAACTCATTTTTTGAAATGGACATGatcttttttgtttgtataaTAACAAAGACTTGTTAAATATCATATTTTTTGTTTCATCGAAACAAATAGTTCCCCAAAATTGTAATATGCAAGTGAGATCAAGAAAAGACTTTTAATTGTAGcttaatacattttcttaaaatctcTTGGAGATGCATGGATTGCTTTTCTACAGAATATAGTAAAACTTACTTTGAATGCATGTAGTCAATGGCCGAGGCCAATTGCTTGGCCACACGCTTGCTGTAAACTTCGCCCACACCCGAGTCGGTCACGTTCGATGTGAGATCCCCTACGATTTACGGAAAGATTAGTTAATTTTAACATATTCAtataaaatttattgaacCCACCTAGAGGAGCATATTCCTGGGTAAAAACGTAGAATCCGGCTGTCTCAAATGCCACATCGTAGGTGGTCACAATGTGCCGGTGAACGCCCAAATGGAGTCCGTAGTGGAATTCCCGGTAAAAGTCCCGAAGCGTTACATATGGTTTGGGTACAGCTTTTAGGACCATCTCGGTTTGTGATCCCCGATGCTCCACCAGTAAAATCTTTCCAAACCATCCTTCGCCAACGATCTGTATGATATCAAACTCGTCCACAAGCTGGATCTATATATAGATGACACATTAAAATAGCTGCGATTGCTAGAAAAACTATACATCAATATATTTGGTCTGGATTTTGAAGAAACTTCTTGGAATCATAATAATTTAGTGAAACCTGCCGCCTTTAATTAGATACATTGAGATAGATGATAGACATAGCCACTGGGTTAGAACTTGGGAAATGCCTAGATATtgtgtaatatttatattgatgCACATGAGAAACACAATTCAATTATTTCTAAGGGATTTATTTGACAGCCctgataatttatttaatcatattttgGTTACGGGTTTACCAAATATCTATTTGGATCTATTTAGGGTGCAACACGTGTCCGAATTGCATTAATTGACTCATTTGCATTCTGTGTGGAAAATCAAAGAGAGCTTTATGTAAAATGTAACGCCTCGTTAAAGACCCACCTCAACTATATTTGAACAAATAAATGTGCAAATGCACAGAGagatatgtgtatataatGTGCGTTACCTAGACCTATTAAACATTACTGTATTCGAGACCGAGACGCTGCGCATTGCTGTTTGTGTTTAATGATCAGAAATCTAATCGTTAACATGGCATTTTCCCCGTTGTATTGTAGACGATTTCCCGGGGAAGAGACTATTGGCAGATTGCCCATCATACCGATCGAGACGCGATTGGGCCAAGTCGAACTCTTAATACCTTTCTATATCTATTTGTTTATAGCGGGATCATAAAACAATAATGGGACAAAAGACGTGCGGAAATAAATGCGTATTCTATTTGCATTTGGATATGTGGGATTTGGATAATAACTATTTCAGATATAACCAAATACGACCGGATAGATGATCACTCACCTTCTCCAATTCGAACTCTCGAATCTTGTGAATGTGTCCACGTGGTTTCTTCGACATTTTGGCTGTTTACATAGGAGCTTTTCGTTTCGAAAATGTACTTCAAACTCAAGTTTTGTTTACTGGTCAGTTCATATCACTTGATTCACTTTCAATTCTGCGAAGCTTTGTCCATGAGCAGGCCAATAAAACAATTGAAACAGTTTATGTACGCGAATGTATCTACCAGATTGTATCTACATATTTACACTTTGTATACAAGGCGGGcgttgtaaatatttatagcgacagcagcagcaactgaaACACCAAAGGAAAACATTTCTATATCTGTTGGATTCCTTTATTTTATACGCGCTAGTATCTCAATTTATGTATCTTTTGTTGCTGTTCCTGCACGCAGCTAAAGTAAATTAAGAGATGAATTGATCGGCTGAATTGGGATTTGTATTTCGCTTCCTGGTAAACGGGGAAAATGGGTCTTCTACTGCAGTGCGGGTGGTGGAAATTCACCAAACAAATAATCCGCCGAGCGTGTGgtcatataaatattttgacacGTACACACACGAGCGGAATTTGAAGAAAAAGATTTTTAGAACCAGGCCGTAGAATTCTTCTCGGGACTCTCCCGGCTTCGCTGATTCTATTCTGTTTTGATATTTGTTTTCTCTCTTTGCTTTCTGCATAATATCAACagctaaattaaaaataatgccCGCTTGCCTCTTATATAAAAACCTCTGCGATAGTGTGGCGATTTTGCCAGCGAAAATTCGCGTAGAGTTTATCCAGCGGCACGCACTTATTTAAACGCACTTTCGAAAAAACCTTAAGTGCCCTGGCTTTCTACATACAAGTGTATGTGATtgtatgtacatatttatCCCGCTGCACTTTCTTTAAGATCTGCGGTTTTTCACGCATCCGAAGTACACGACTGCCCGTTGCCAACTGCTCTCAGTTgggatttaaaaaaagatattCTGAGCACTGCACGCGAGcgttttcgaaaatgttttCGAAACATGTTTGCGCGACAGATGTGGGAATATTGGGAAAGAGTCTGAACTAGAGATGGAGATTCAGAGCGTCTATTCCGTTGCACAAGAGGAAAGTCGATATAGAGTAGGAGCAACAGTGCTTAACCCTCTGCTTGCCCTTGGGAAAAGCCTGCCaagaaataatatattacattCTTAGTGTATTTGAACATTTAACCAAGTCCTTATATGTAAGTAAAACAGATAGCTGCCCCAAACAAATTAAGTTGCCacaatttttttcaatttcttAACCCATGGGTAACTCTCTAGCATTAAGCAGTCTCTGGCGTTGGACTTTCATTCCGCATTAAGGACATTtatcttcatttatttcacTTATTTCACTTATTATTTCacttcattttattttagtgttctatttataatttgttttgtgTAAAAGAGAGTGATTATAACAGTACTGTGGGTGTGCCGGCCGGGTTGGTTCGAGAAATCAAATTACTTTCTTGCTCTGTTTTAAGAGTTTATATGTATACACTTATACCATGAAAAGTAGCTAGTTTTCTGGGATTggtttttatgaaaaaaagttttaaattctGTTTTTTGTGTCTTGAAGCACGAAGTTATAGGCAAACTGCCGGACCTTTAAGTGTCTTGCGAAAGATCAGGATTCAGAGTAAACGGCTTGtcgaaaatcaaaaaatgtaaaaaaagttACTTTATGCAATTTTGAATTTCGGAAATTGTGATTACATCGGAAGTGGCGGCGGTTTTAACAAAAATAGTACTTCTTTAATAGTAACAAACTTCGTTTTTTTGTATTGTTCAGCAAAAATATACTATAATTTTTCCGAAATCGTATACACTTCAAAGCTCTTTTTTTGGAAAGCACTGTTCCGAGATAATCGCGATTAATGTTTCCTCATAGCTATAAAATGCTATATTTTGGGTTCTATCGGTCCGATCAGTACGATTTTTGGTGTAAGTATTCTAAAACTGTATTCTACTATAAgaaaagggggaaaaaaataatcattttTAGCTAGTGTATATAACCACTTAAgattttaagttttattaattttggaCACCTGTTaaaaaattcgaacctgcgaTGGAAACCGTGACCTTAAGTCCTAATGAGTTTATATGTTATCACTGCACAAATTAACTTTTCCGTATTTGTTGCTTAATAGCTTTCAATCCCAAGTTTTAAGTCAAAAATGGTCAATgcatgtttttatttataaagttCTGTTCAGTTATTAAAATTCATAAATTGAATTCATGTTCATATCTGATTTAACGGTTTAAGAATTCAACTGCGCAGGGAATACCCTATATGATGCAGACCGTTGAGTGCTGCCAGACCGTTGGAATGTTATGCGGCATATTTTTCCAACTGCCGCTACGGTCATACTGCAAACCgttctaaaaaaatatttagttttaaaattgtaaCTCAATTATTTAAGAAGTTTAAGCGTAGTTCTTTGGCCTTTAATAGAAAGAGAATGACACGCACCACTTGGAACTGAGTGAAATCGAGGGAAATCCTTGTGCTTGTGTGATTTTCGGCTCCTTGGTAATACTATTTCACAGCAGGATGCGGGACGCATCTGTACCAAACCCGGAACCTAGCAGCACCGAGGGCCATTGCTCCGTAGAAAATGATACTTGCAAAGATCAGGATCACGATACACCTCCGGTAGAGGGTGAACGGGAGGCGGAGGCCAACGATGCCAATTGCACAATTTGTGGGGCAGCAAAGGCCTCAGCCCTCTTGGATTTGCGCTCCAACCATGTGATGCAACGTCGCCTAAGTCGCGATTGGAAGATCCAAGTGAGTAATCCAGGCATTAATCCATTCCTCTGCCCTTGCTATCTATAAAATTTGCTTCATTCCCAGGCCGATGTAATCCGATCCACATTGAAGGCCATTTGTGTGGAGTGCGTTTGCAAGTTGAACGTGCACTCGGAAGTCACTCGATCCCTGATGCAACGCATGCAGCGGTTGCAACGTTCTGGCGGAGAACTCACCACGGTGACAACAACCTCGACTTCACCCGCCCATCACAGTCCGCCCATTGCCGATGCGGAGGTGTCCACCACCTTGATAGAGAGCCAAGAGGAGGTTGCGGAAAACAGGCAAAGTGTTCGCAGTTCACGTTCCTCCTGCTCCGTACTGGAAGTGTACCTCGCTCAGCAACCCTATTCTCCATCGGCTAAGGAGTCAGGGGAGAAGCAGGCAGAGGGTTGGAAGTGGCGAACACGGCTGGAGTGTCACGAATGTGGACGGGCTTACTTCCGGCGGGATTACTACGCATTGCACTTGCGGCGCTGCTCCAAAACACGCAGGTCGCAGCCCCGTCCGCCGCGTGCCAAGTGTCGGGTGCTCAACGAGGCCACCTATGACGGAGCATCTTCCGGAGTCACCCGCTCCTCGCGCGTATTCTACTGCCGGCATTGCGACGAAGAGTTCGACTCAATGATCGGTAAGAAGCAGCATGAGCGGTTGAGGCATCAGCAGCGGTTTCCCTGCGACCTGTGCGATGCCCAGTTGGACACGAAGTACGAGTGGGAGATGCACCACACGATCTGCCAGGCCAAGCAGGAGGTTAGTACATGTGCAGTTGGTTTGCTCAAGAAAACATTAGCTTCTATTGACGGCTTATCCTTACAGGCCTTAACCATCCTGCAGCAGGAGGAATCTGGACAAACCGTGCAGTCCTCCCGGACGACAAAGGCTCGCTCCACGCGCTCTCGCTCACGGGCCTGCTCTGAAGCTTGGGATAAGTACAATATGGATAATAAGGACGATGAAGATGAAGAAGACGAAAGCGAGGAGGAGGACCGGGAGGAGGGAGAGGATGACCAGGAAGACGCCATGTACGCACGTCGAATGAATTTCACCGGTGACTGGATTGTAAACCACAGTCGAAGCAATAGCAATAGTGCTGGGAATCTCTCCCTTTTGTACGGCGACTATGGGCTGGTGGAAACACACATGACCACCGACAAGGAGTATGGTAGGGACTTATTACATTTTGTTATATATCTGAATAATTATTTCTTTCTTTCATTTACAGACCTTTACCTACTTGATCTGCTTAAGACGCAGGTGCGACTGAAAGCTTTCTCGTGCTTCACGCCAGGCTGTGGTTATCAGACAGATACCCTGGTGGCTCTAATGAAGCACGATTACATGGAGCACTGGAAGATGAGCTGGTTCTACTGTCACAAGTGCGGTGATGTCTTCACAAGCAAGTAAGTGATAGCTAATTGTTTTGACTTCAAATATGAGAAGTGATTTAAACTAgaagtaattaatttaattcataTTCCCGAAGGTTTCATtactttataaaataatttttgtgcCTTGCAGGGTCTTCCTGGACTACCATATGCACCTCCAGAACCGTGGCCTCTACATCTGCCACAAGTGCCGCGAAGAGTTCGAGTTGCAGCACCAGTTGGACCGCCACTTCCAGCTGCACAAGAAGGGGATCAACTACCATTGCAACTTTTGCCGATTGGAGTTTCTCAGTGAGGCAAAACTGCTGGCCCACTGCAAACTCCGGGGGCACAGTCCCAACGATGAGCCCCTGATTAGCATCGATCGGTCGCTTTCAATCGTCAACTGCCATGGGTCCCGGCCGGCGGACTATCCTCGAATATGCAAGACGTACGAAGAGCGAGAGTTTTATATTCCGAGGATTCCGGTACCCTCGATGCAGCCCATGCACTTGCCGCAACACAAACCCTTTCGGTTCGCCATCGGTATTTGCGATTTTGAAGAGCGAAATCCGAACTGCGTGGGATGCCACTGAACTTACGCTAGCTATTAGGTTTAATACTTGTCTGCAATATTAACGAATAGTTCATTTTATCTAGCACTACTTTagtaaaattcaaatttgtattttttataataaatattgtgCCGTTGTGAGAGAAAATCGTGTTGGGTATTTGATTCTTCAGTCAGTTTATTTCGCGTTCTTTCGCTGATCCTTACATGATGAAAGTCGGGTGTCTAGGGATAATTTAAATTGCATTACAATTCGGAATACTTAAAACTAGATCTAGAATTCGCACGTGTATGTGTGGACTATGATGCTATGTACAGAGTTACTCGTATAACAATTTAACATTATCGACCGTACGACTATATAGTTGTATAAGTGTAGGTGTTTATAATTAAAGAGCCTATTGCATTGCCCCCAGCGCATGTTTTCATTTCTTTCGATTTGTTTGCCTTACGAATAGTGTAGTTGTAGTGCTTACGTTTAGGAGGTGGCTTAGAACTAATCAATTTGCCTGAAACTTACAGATGTTAGACTAAGGATATCGATTCGTATTTAAgtttaatttgtaattttattttaatgcgcGTGCTCTTGCTCGTGGTACGTTTGAGTCGGTGTCAGTCTTATAAATTCAACCCAGGACGATTAATATATCTCGCTAACAGGATAACATGAGGCTAACAAAGATACGCTATTTGAGGTAGTTCTGTTCAAGTGGGATCTTCTGTTCTCTCTTCGCTTCGAAAATCATAAACGTAAGGCCACGTACATGCGTTCCACATACTGGTCGTTATAAATAATCTAGTgctaataatttttaaaacaaatcaCTGGCATTTAACAAAGTTGTACAAGGTGTAGCTAACTCGCTAACCGATTCCGATGGGAGCCTCTTCTGCTCTGTCCTTAGACAGCCCCCCACCACCTTCCGATCCCGCCTTCAGTCTTATGTAAGTGGGTTTACATACACATATCTAAGTTTGTCAGTTGGCAGGGATCTGCGATGGAGATGGAGGAGCTGTTTCTCAAGGCCTACAACTAGCTGGTTTCCAAAGATGGCCTACGAGTGCCTAGCCTAGGGTATCTGTAATCTATGCAAACCTATTCTCTAACCTATATCCTAACATTTCTGTTTTTAGGCACAAAGTGATGCTGACAACAATGTATTTTAGCGTGTGGGTTTGATTTTGAATGGGTGCCAGGTGCTGGTGCGGATGGTTCCCACAACGACTGGGATGAGGTTTCTTCGTTTAAAGCTTCACCAACGCTGGTCGGCGCCTGAGTCGCCGATAGTAAGGAAAGTAACACAAGGATGGGTCTCATAAGGGGAATAATAGGAGTTGCTATCTAAGCCTGCTCTACTCCAAGGAGTCCAGGCTGTCCGTGGCATATTGCCAGGCCATGGTGAGCGTCAATCAGTCGGCCCGAGCCTGGGCATCCTCGCCTTCCAGCAGCTCCCTCTTCAGGCCCATGGGCACGAACTGCGGCGAGGTTGGGTAGTCCTCGTGCTCCTTGCCATTGGCGGGCGCACTGCTGGCGTGCATGATCACGCCGGCAGCCTCGGCTGGCTGGGGCGAGTAGGGCGACTGTGGACGCTCCTTCCTGGCCAGCGAGAGGTCCTCCACATGTTCCTGCTCGTGATCCTCCTCGTCGTCCGCGTCATCTCGCTCGTCCTGGTCCTGCCGCTCCCTCTTGATCATGCTCTGCTCGTGCTTCTCCATCTCCAGGTCCATGGCCTCCTGGTCGTGGGGGTAGTGACGACCCTGCGGACTCGGCGACCGCATGCCGTGGCCATTGGAGCGCTGGTCCATGTCCGCCGGGCTGCTCGACAAGCGATTGGCAGCGGCATGGGCGGCTGCGGCCAGAGCCATGGCATGGAGGGCCTCTCGGCCGGCCATGTCACCACCCCTGTTCTCCAGAGCCTGCTGAAGGAAGGCGTGATCCAGGAGGGCCGCCGCCGAGGGCGGAATGGTGGGCGGCATGCCGTGGTGAGCGGGCACATGGTCCACCTTCTGATCGCGCTTCGCCTCCGAATGGTGGCCATGTCCATGCCCATGCCCATGTCCATGTCCGTAGTTGTGGGCAGCAGCGGCTGCCGCGGCGGAGTAGGGGAAGCCTTGTGAGGACTCGGCTCCCGGAGGACTCCGCTTTGGCGTGCGGTGGGTGCCACGACCTGTGGTGATGTTCAGCTTGCGCACCTTGTCGTAGAGGGTGCGGCTGGGCAGGCCGTACTTCCGGCTCGCCTGGAGGGCGCTCATTCCCTCCCTCACCGCCTGGATGGCACACATCATGTCCGCCCGGGTGTACTGCTTGTAGCGCTTCCACTCCGGTTTCTTGCCGCCCGACTGACCGGTTTCCTCCTCAAAGGAGCGGTCTGTGTAGGGCGACAGTGGCTCCTTATCGCCGCCGTAGTCCGAGCCATTGAAGCTGTGGTTGCGTTCGCCACCACTCACTCCCAGGCCGGCAGGAAGTTGTGTGCTCTGGTGGGGATGAGTGGGTGTCTTTTCGCCATTGATGATCATGGGTCCGGGTTGCGAGGAGTCGGCGGGATTTGCTTGGGCCAGAACGTTTCTCAGGATGGGTGTGTCGCGGTTTCCACTGAGGAGCATGCTCGAGATGGCAGACAGCTTTTTGCGCTTGAGGGGATTCATGTCAGCGGCGGATTCGTAGACGGAGTTCAGcatggcggcggcggcggagggTGTCAGTGGCCACTGGCCGCCAGACTCGCCCGCCCCCGAGGGCGCCGAGTGGGGCGTGGCCTGGGTGGGGGTCAGCGGAGCTTCTCCGGCCGGAATCTGACTGGCCGCCaacggctgctgctgcggatAGTGGCTGAAGCCCGGCTGATAGCCAAACTGTGGGGCCGGTGGGGGTGAGCAGCTGCTCGAAATGGCGGCACTGGGCGAGATGTGTGTGGATGT contains:
- the LOC119550423 gene encoding serine/threonine-protein kinase meng-po isoform X1, whose product is MSKKPRGHIHKIREFELEKIQLVDEFDIIQIVGEGWFGKILLVEHRGSQTEMVLKAVPKPYVTLRDFYREFHYGLHLGVHRHIVTTYDVAFETAGFYVFTQEYAPLGDLTSNVTDSGVGEVYSKRVAKQLASAIDYMHSKDIVHRDIKLDNVLIYRSDFQRIKLCDFGESFPTGSTVERRNEWLPYSPPEVLEIKPEGSYKADPSHDVWQFGIVIFVCLTGCLPWQKAASDDPRYVRYLAWQGGLMMMPLRRTPRLFKLLTSNAQRMFKRFFSRISNRPKSLADVTKFLDDRWLAKTAQKEMAEYETDELCPSMYSFHSSPDEKNKLLYTLADCGIETNVDRQQKKNRIKDWIESSIITEEDEEENEETNSASPSSSVSREPLPGHISSLRKPPSQTESAKEINSTLKDATQKHFDPRTGALQQGPSEMGQVAMSYSKSASPSSNYSTTASTLNNADSLLTLGSRQDLLASNLTMYTSMETELNRLGEADPRLNQRSQSNNPLLTTFDVNTSPAAKNSIGVGTRGSSRSILKSSIATAAYPALGAFNHGQSHSLQQLSQHLQTSTGLTPSKSFFRR
- the LOC119550423 gene encoding serine/threonine-protein kinase meng-po isoform X2; this encodes MSKKPRGHIHKIREFELEKIQLVDEFDIIQIVGEGWFGKILLVEHRGSQTEMVLKAVPKPYVTLRDFYREFHYGLHLGVHRHIVTTYDVAFETAGFYVFTQEYAPLGDLTSNVTDSGVGEVYSKRVAKQLASAIDYMHSKDIVHRDIKLDNVLIYRSDFQRIKLCDFGESFPTGSTVERRNEWLPYSPPEVLEIKPEGSYKADPSHDVWQFGIVIFVCLTGCLPWQKAASDDPRYVRYLAWQGGLMMMPLRRTPRLFKLLTSNAQRMFKRFFSRISNRPKSLADVTKFLDDRWLAKTAQKEMAEYETDELCPSMYSFHSSPDEKNKLLYTLADCGIETNVDRQQKKNRIKDWIESSIITEEDEEENEETNSASPSSSVSREPLPGHISSLRKPPSQTESAKEINSTLKDATQKHFDPRTGALQQGPSEMGQVAMSYSKSASPSSNYSTTASTLNNADSLLTLGSRQDLLASNLTMYTSMETELNRLELCDARHSSHANLPYASQVKDSAYGSADVSETAAASRSPPLMKDTAYDRTTSSSSHNVARRQRR
- the LOC119550423 gene encoding serine/threonine-protein kinase SBK1 isoform X3, producing MSKKPRGHIHKIREFELEKIQLVDEFDIIQIVGEGWFGKILLVEHRGSQTEMVLKAVPKPYVTLRDFYREFHYGLHLGVHRHIVTTYDVAFETAGFYVFTQEYAPLGDLTSNVTDSGVGEVYSKRVAKQLASAIDYMHSKDIVHRDIKLDNVLIYRSDFQRIKLCDFGESFPTGSTVERRNEWLPYSPPEVLEIKPEGSYKADPSHDVWQFGIVIFVCLTGCLPWQKAASDDPRYVRYLAWQGGLMMMPLRRTPRLFKLLTSNAQRMFKRFFSRISNRPKSLADVTKFLDDRWLAKTAQKEMAEYETDELCPSMYSFHSSPDEKNKLLYTLADCGIETNVDRQQKKNRIKDWIESSIITEEDEEENEETNSASPSSSVSREPLPGHISSLRKPPSQTESAKEINSTLKDATQKHFDPRTGALQQGPSEMGQVAMSYSKSASPSSNYSTTASTLNNADSLLTLGSRQDLLASNLTMYTSMETELNRLVKDSAYGSADVSETAAASRSPPLMKDTAYDRTTSSSSHNVARRQRR
- the LOC119551724 gene encoding zinc finger protein 33A, with product MRDASVPNPEPSSTEGHCSVENDTCKDQDHDTPPVEGEREAEANDANCTICGAAKASALLDLRSNHVMQRRLSRDWKIQADVIRSTLKAICVECVCKLNVHSEVTRSLMQRMQRLQRSGGELTTVTTTSTSPAHHSPPIADAEVSTTLIESQEEVAENRQSVRSSRSSCSVLEVYLAQQPYSPSAKESGEKQAEGWKWRTRLECHECGRAYFRRDYYALHLRRCSKTRRSQPRPPRAKCRVLNEATYDGASSGVTRSSRVFYCRHCDEEFDSMIGKKQHERLRHQQRFPCDLCDAQLDTKYEWEMHHTICQAKQEALTILQQEESGQTVQSSRTTKARSTRSRSRACSEAWDKYNMDNKDDEDEEDESEEEDREEGEDDQEDAMYARRMNFTGDWIVNHSRSNSNSAGNLSLLYGDYGLVETHMTTDKEYDLYLLDLLKTQVRLKAFSCFTPGCGYQTDTLVALMKHDYMEHWKMSWFYCHKCGDVFTSKVFLDYHMHLQNRGLYICHKCREEFELQHQLDRHFQLHKKGINYHCNFCRLEFLSEAKLLAHCKLRGHSPNDEPLISIDRSLSIVNCHGSRPADYPRICKTYEEREFYIPRIPVPSMQPMHLPQHKPFRFAIGICDFEERNPNCVGCH
- the LOC119551899 gene encoding sex determination protein fruitless produces the protein MGGPTAPVASSGEVGQTYCLRWNNHQTNLVQILHALHEVGSYVDCSLVVDDEQFQAHRVVLAANSPYFQHILKDVPQDHCSIILPGVKGFEIAALLQYMYTGETTVTKSQEPEILRTAKELQVKGLYDNLMKFNHHSSGSHASVTPTSSSGAGGAKPQNGAASNHSSSVISTSTHISPSAAISSSCSPPPAPQFGYQPGFSHYPQQQPLAASQIPAGEAPLTPTQATPHSAPSGAGESGGQWPLTPSAAAAMLNSVYESAADMNPLKRKKLSAISSMLLSGNRDTPILRNVLAQANPADSSQPGPMIINGEKTPTHPHQSTQLPAGLGVSGGERNHSFNGSDYGGDKEPLSPYTDRSFEEETGQSGGKKPEWKRYKQYTRADMMCAIQAVREGMSALQASRKYGLPSRTLYDKVRKLNITTGRGTHRTPKRSPPGAESSQGFPYSAAAAAAAHNYGHGHGHGHGHGHHSEAKRDQKVDHVPAHHGMPPTIPPSAAALLDHAFLQQALENRGGDMAGREALHAMALAAAAHAAANRLSSSPADMDQRSNGHGMRSPSPQGRHYPHDQEAMDLEMEKHEQSMIKRERQDQDERDDADDEEDHEQEHVEDLSLARKERPQSPYSPQPAEAAGVIMHASSAPANGKEHEDYPTSPQFVPMGLKRELLEGEDAQARAD